The nucleotide sequence AAAATTCCCTTTCCCCAGCGTGAACATGTCAAATTCCTCATCCGACTCGGATACATGCGTCGTGACTAGGCACCCGAGCTCGCGCGCAGCGTCCCGGGCGAGTTTATAAATATCCACCGATGCCGTGTAAGGTGCATGAGGGGAAAGGGCCACTCCCCCCAGCCACTCTTCCGGATAATTCAAAGCCAGCAACATACCATCGACAAAATCGGGCTGGTCCTGCCGCACCCGGATATCGATGAGTTCCAAAGCCCAGATCACACGCAAGGGCGGCGGAGTCAACCGGGGGAAAACCTCAGGGAAACTCTCGATATTAACCACCGTTGTCGTTCCATGATCCAAAAGCTCCTCATACCCCTCATGGATGGACAAGAGATAATCATCAGCAACAAGCATCCGTTTGAGCCCATTAATCTGCCGGATCCAGCTCGAAAAGGAATCCGACGGGATAATCGATCCTTTCATCATCATGTAGTCGAGGTGACAATGGGAATTAATCAATCCGGGCAGCAAAATGCTCGAACCAAGGTCGATGACCTCCTGGTGCGCGAGTCGCCCGCGGAATTTATCTTCCGGCCCGACATCCACCACCCGCCCGTCCTCGACACAGACCATCCCGTCCGCTATCGGCGGAGTCACTACAGGTAAAATGGTACGGGCTTTAATGAGCATGACCCCTTATTATTAATCCCCGTTACCCACTTCGTCAAAAACGAAAAAACGTTTCTTGCCGGAAATTCAAAAATGACTCTCTCCCCCCCTTG is from Verrucomicrobiota bacterium and encodes:
- a CDS encoding amidohydrolase family protein, with protein sequence MLIKARTILPVVTPPIADGMVCVEDGRVVDVGPEDKFRGRLAHQEVIDLGSSILLPGLINSHCHLDYMMMKGSIIPSDSFSSWIRQINGLKRMLVADDYLLSIHEGYEELLDHGTTTVVNIESFPEVFPRLTPPPLRVIWALELIDIRVRQDQPDFVDGMLLALNYPEEWLGGVALSPHAPYTASVDIYKLARDAARELGCLVTTHVSESDEEFDMFTLGKGNFAQFMKSIGRDMSDCGIHTPFQHLLRKGAVGDDDLLVHMNYLSEEDIVEAGRRGMTICHCPKSHHYFGHGEFPLIKLRDAGARVVLGTDSLASNNSLDLFSEMRAAKEKYPQLNYRQLLDMCTIDAARAIGKGGCLGQIAPGALADFVAVPATGFDDPFEDVCRFRDIVPFVMINGKVVRRDCVL